A window of the Sabethes cyaneus chromosome 1, idSabCyanKW18_F2, whole genome shotgun sequence genome harbors these coding sequences:
- the LOC128746444 gene encoding pre-mRNA-splicing factor ISY1 homolog, translating into MAQQEAETGRNERPLRQLGSECADLGQCEKWRLQIIQEISKKVAQIQNAGLGEFRIRDLNDEINRLLREKRHWENRIADLGGPHYRRYGPKMFEAEGREVSGNRGYMYFGAAKHLPGVRELFEQEAPPPPSKKARAELLQNVDAYYYGFLDDDDGIPVPLEAKAEAPAIRTAVDEWKQWIGRVSDARTSSDANRQQKDDPMMGLLGPTPRPSQEDIEAGLQRKRKLELFRPSNYY; encoded by the coding sequence ATGGCCCAACAGGAAGCAGAAACTGGCCGAAATGAACGTCCCCTGCGACAGTTGGGATCCGAATGCGCAGATCTGGGGCAGTGCGAAAAGTGGCGACTGCAAATCATTCAGGAGATCAGCAAAAAAGTAGCGCAAATTCAGAACGCCGGTTTGGGCGAATTCCGGATTCGAGACCTGAACGATGAGATCAACAGGCTACTGCGGGAAAAGCGTCACTGGGAAAACCGAATTGCCGACTTGGGAGGTCCGCACTATCGCCGGTACGGTCCAAAAATGTTTGAGGCTGAAGGGCGTGAAGTGTCAGGAAATCGTGGCTATATGTACTTTGGAGCGGCCAAGCATTTGCCCGGAGTGAGGGAATTGTTCGAGCAGGAAGCGCCACCACCTCCGTCGAAAAAGGCGCGAGCCGAATTGTTGCAGAATGTCGATGCTTATTACTATGGCTTTCTGGACGACGATGACGGCATTCCGGTACCTCttgaagcgaaagctgaagcGCCGGCTATCCGGACGGCGGTGGACGAGTGGAAGCAGTGGATTGGACGAGTGTCGGATGCTAGGACAAGTTCCGACGCGAACAGACAGCAGAAGGATGACCCAATGATGGGACTGCTCGGACCGACTCCGAGACCCAGTCAAGAGGATATTGAGGCTGGTCTACAACGAAAGCGCAAATTAGAGCTTTTTAGACCAAGTAACTATTATTAA
- the LOC128746443 gene encoding pre-mRNA-splicing factor ISY1 homolog, giving the protein MAGNAEKAAKKAETGENERRPHTASELSNLAIYVGRRLEIIQKITEKVERIQNTGLGELRTRDLNDEINRLLWQKRHLETHISDLGARTIPASFEYEGLEVPAKPGYMYFGAAKDLPGVREQLLRALPKKTGVDLMGDNDTDLAIQKALIEVMVNGTWKYQGRAATVSDARKGSDTDDPTARTQRSLFEDLLY; this is encoded by the coding sequence ATGGCCGGTAACGCCGAAAAAGCTGCAAAGAAAGCGGAAACAGGTGAAAATGAACGTCGCCCACATACGGCATCCGAACTGAGTAATCTGGCGATATACGTGGGGCGCCGACTAGAAATCATTCAGAAGATCACCGAAAAAGTAGAGCGAATTCAGAACACCGGTTTGGGCGAACTCCGGACTCGAGACCTAAACGATGAGATCAACAGACTACTGTGGCAAAAGCGTCACTTGGAGACGCATATTTCCGACCTGGGAGCCCGTACCATACCAGCTTCCTTTGAATATGAAGGTCTCGAAGTGCCAGCAAAGCCTGGCTATATGTACTTTGGAGCGGCCAAGGATTTGCCCGGAGTGAGGGAGCAGTTGTTGCGGGCTCTGCCGAAAAAGACGGGAGTCGATTTGATGGGGGATAATGATACCGATCTAGCTATCCAGAAGGCACTGATTGAGGTTATGGTAAACGGTACTTGGAAATATCAGGGAAGAGCTGCGACAGTTTCAGATGCCAGGAAAGGCTCCGATACCGATGACCCGACGGCACGGACGCAACGGAGCTTATTTGAAGACTTACTGTATTGA